The sequence below is a genomic window from Sorangiineae bacterium MSr12523.
GACGCCGTGGCGGCGGTGGACGGGCTCGTCGCCGAGGTGGCCGCCCTGGCGCCGCCGAGTGAAGAGGCACTCGAAGAGCTGCGACAACGGGCAGTGGCAGCGTTGCCGCACGATGTGCAACGCGGGCTCGCGCGCCCGGCCTTCATTCCGGGCCGGCGAAAGAAAGAGGAGGGCAAGAAGCCCCCGTTTCGTAGCTTTACGGCGCGAAGTGGAATGCGGATTCTCGTGGGGCGGCGGGCCGAGTTGAACGACGAGCTTACCTTTCAGGTATCGCGGCCTCACCATTTGTGGCTGCATGCGAAGGATCAGCCTGGCGCGCACGTCATTGCATGGAACGAAAAGGGAAAATCGCTGACCGAAGGCGAACTGGTCGACGCGGCGTGCCTCGCGGCGCACTTTTCGGATGCGCGCGGCGAGCCGGTGGTCGATGTCACGTACACGCCGCGGCGCTACGTCCGAAAACCACGGAAGGCACCGCCCGGACTCGTGCTGGCCGATCGCGCGAAGGTCATCGCCGTGCGCATCGACCCCGCCCATTTGAAAACGCTGCTGGAGACGGAGGTCGACGAAGGATGATGCCGTGCGGCTGATCGAGGTCATTAGCCGATGGATGGGCCGCGTGGAGGTCGTCCTCGCGGGCGCCGAAGACGAGCTGCGCGCGGGCGAGCAGGCGCTGGCCGCGGGTGACCCGATGATTGCGCGCGCGCTCGCGCACTCGGTTCTCAAGCGGCTTCCGGGCTCGCTCCTCGGGCTTGCGCTCTTGGCCGATGCCTGCGAGGCCGCGGGCCTCGATGCGGAGCTCGCGCTCACGTTGGAGGAACTCGCCAGC
It includes:
- a CDS encoding NFACT RNA binding domain-containing protein, which encodes MSSPPEKNGQEGSAHEARALAKVQKALAKAQEEAAALTSSLTRARRRLLQRIAAVERDLERIEEAQAWATRASWLVAAAARAPRGARSLQVSDWSSGEEQVFSFPLEPSRPAREQVEAAFQRARRLRRGKPLAEERLRAAKDAVAAVDGLVAEVAALAPPSEEALEELRQRAVAALPHDVQRGLARPAFIPGRRKKEEGKKPPFRSFTARSGMRILVGRRAELNDELTFQVSRPHHLWLHAKDQPGAHVIAWNEKGKSLTEGELVDAACLAAHFSDARGEPVVDVTYTPRRYVRKPRKAPPGLVLADRAKVIAVRIDPAHLKTLLETEVDEG